GATGGCTGTGGGTGTCATGATCACCGCTGGTCTGACTATCCTGATTGGATTGCTTCTGTTATATCACCGGTTCCGGCTCAGAACCATTCATTTGCGGCAGGCACATCTAGAGGAAATGGTGAGTCAGCGAACCGCAGAACTTGATAAACACTCAAAGGAGATCAGCCGGAAAAATGAGGAACTGCTCAAGGCTCACCGGATGAAATCGGATCTGCTCGCCATTTCCTCACATGAATTAAAGAATCCGCTGACCGCCGTCATCGGTTATGCCGATATTCTGAAAAAATCGGCCACATCCCCATCTGAAATGAACCGTCTGAATGAAATTATTCTGGCAGCTTCCCGGATGCTTCGTGTGGTTAATGGTTTGCTGGAATCGGAAGCCATTGATTCAGGAAACCGTAAATTGGTTTTTTCGGAGTTTTCCCTGACGGAATGTGTGCAGTCGATCATCAGTCAGCATGGGATTGCCCGTGAGAAAAAAAATCAGAGTGTTGCACTGACCACTCCAGGTCCGGTCCAGTTGATGGCGGACCGCCAGGCTCTGGAAGAAGTGGTCGATAATCTCCTTTCCAATGCCATTAAATACGCTCCCCGCGATTCTGAAATCCGGGTCTGCATCAGTCACTCCGAGGAAGAGGTTTCGTTGTCGGTATCTGATGAAGGGCCTGGCATTCCTGATCAGGTCCGGAGCCGGTTGTTTCAACGGTTCGAAAAGCTCGGTTCGGTTCCCACCGGTGGTGAATTTTCTTCCGGACTGGGTCTTTCCATTGCCCATGATCTGGTGGTTCTTCACGGTGGTCGGATAGAGGTCCGGTCGGAACCAGGGAAGGGAACAACCTTCGACGTTTACCTGCCGGTGAACCGGACTCGTTAAATCTTGGCTTGAAATTTGTGGGCTGGCCCTTCCCGGTTGTATTTTACCCAAAAAAGCAGATAAAACCGTGATAGGTATTCACAATTATCTTATTTCTGATTCCGTTCTGACCACCCGATTTGCCTGCGATCTCGGAAAGTGCAAGGGGGCTTGTTGTGTGGAAGGTCTGGCCGGACCGCCGGTTACCCGCGAGGAAATCGATGAAATCGAAGCCCTGTTACCGGTTTTACGTCCCGGTCTGCGACCAGAAGGACTGGAAGTGATTGACCGGAAGGGCATTTGGGAGGAATGGGAGGGAACTCCGGTTCTTACCTGTGTGAATGAAAAGGAATGTGTGTTTGTGGTCTTTCGTGATGGGGTGGCCAAATGTGCCATTGAGGAACACTGGCAAAGCAATCCGTCTGCCTTCCGCAAACCCGTCAGTTGTCATCTGTTCCCCATCAGAGTTCGCGATTTCTTTGGTCAGAAGGCCTTAAATGTGGTGGATAATGAGGACTGTAAGCCGGCCATTGTACGTGGCAGGCGTGAATCGGTGCCGGTCCACCGGTTTCTGAAAGAGGCAATCATCAGACGTTTTGGCAGTGAGTTCTATCAGATACTCGATCAGGAATATTCCCGGATGACCGAAGCCGTCGTCCGCCGGCATACCCGAAAAAGAAAGACCCGGTAAAAGCCCCCATGCTTCAGTTATCCCAGCAGCAAAAACTTCAGCAAAAACTGTCTCCGCAGCAGATTCAGTATATCCGGTTGCTGCAGTTGCCGCAGATTGCTCTGGAGCAGGCCATCAAAGCCGAGATCGAAATCAATCCGGCCCTGGAGGAAGGACCCGAAAACGAGGCAGAATCGGCCGATGAACCGATGGATGCCGCCGATTCCGTTCTGGAGTCGATGAAAGAGGAAACACCTGCAGACGATCCCCTGAACGACATTCTTCCACAATCAGACACGCCCTCCTCTTCAGGTGACGATGAATTTTCCTGGGAAGACTATATTCAGACCGACGATCTGTACGGATTTAAAACCGATGAGTCCATGGGGCGCGGCGGTGAAGATGAGGACCGGCCGGATTATACACCCGTTCAGACGGTGACCTTTCATGACCGGTTATGGGATCAGGTCCGGCTGTTGTCCTTTTCCGAAAAGGAAATGAAGATAGCCGAACACCTGCTGGGAAGTGCCGATCCCGATGGATACTTGCGGATTGAGCCGGACAAGCTGGCCGACGATTTTGTGTTTAATTATGGCGTTCTGGTGACCCCGGGCGAACTGGAAAAAGTGAGAAAACAGATTCTGAATCTGGACCCGCCCGGATTTCTCTCCCGCGACTTGCAGGAATGTCTTCTGGTTCAGCTGGAAAACATGGAAGTAACCGAAACGTCTGAAAACGCCACCGACATTCTCCGCCATTGTTATGATGAATTCACAAGGAAGCATTTTGATGCCATCATGCGGATGCTTCAGCTCGAGCCGGATGAGTTGAAACTGGCCTTCGAACTGATCCAGCGTCTGAATCCCAAACCGGGTGAGGATGAAATGTCTCCGGGGTCGAATTATATCACTCCCGACTTTTTTGTGGAAATCGAAGATGGAGAAGCCCGCATCTCGCTCAATGACCGGGGGATTCCGTCGCTTCGGATCAACAAAAAATACGCCATCATGGCCCGGTTCGGTCAGGTGGATGAGCAGGCCCGTTCCTTTATCCGGAAAAAGGTTGAGGATGCCAAGTTTTTCCGTCAGTCCATTATTCAGCGGCGCGAAACCATGCTGAAGGTCATGTCGACCATTGTGGAACAGCAAATGGTCTTTTTTGAAACCGGGTCCGGATTGCGCCCGATGATTCTGAAGGACATTGCCGACCGGATCCGGATGGATATTTCAACGGTCAGCCGGGTGGTGAACAGCAAGTATGTTCAGACCGAGTTCGGTGTTTACTCACTCAAGCACTTTTTCAGTGAGGGAATCGAAACCGAATCGGGAGAAGAAGCTTCGAACCGCGAAGTGAAGGAGCGGATCAGAGAAATCATTCAGGCCGAAGACGGAAAGCGGCCGCTCAGTGATGACAAAATTGCTGACATGCTCAATGAAAAAGGCTACAACATTGCCCGCCGGACGGTGACGAAATACCGCGAATCCATGAACATTCCTGTGGCCCGTCTGCGCAAAACCATCTGAAAGGATCCCCATGTCTGTACCCGCCATTCATTCCACCACTGTGGTGGGAATTATCCGCAACGGTCAGGCGGCCATCGCTTCCGACGGTCAGGTGACCATGGGAACCACCGTGGCCAAGTCGAATGCACGCAAAGTCAGAACCATGATGAATGGTAGCATTCTGGCCGGATTTGCCGGTTCGGCCGGTGACGCCTTTACGTTGTTTGAACGGTTCGAAGCCAAGCTGGAACAGTACAATGGTCAGCTGGGACGTGCTGCTGTTGAACTGGCGAAGGACTGGCGCACCGACCGGTATCTGCGCAGGCTGGAAGCCCTGCTTCTGGTCATGAACCGGGAGCAGATGTTTATCATCAGCGGAACCGGTGATGTGATTGAACCGGAAACGTCGCTCGCGGCCATCGGATCGGGCGGACCGTATGCTCAGGCTGCAGCCATTGCCCTTTCGAAACACACCAGCCTGACTGCACGGCAGATTGCCGAAGAATCCCTTAAGATTGCAGGCGACATCTGCATTTACACCAATACCACCATTACTCTTTTAGAACTTACATGAGCGAACCGTTTTTAACTCCCCGGCAGATTGTTGCCGAACTGGATCAATACATCATCGGACAGGATCAGGCCAAAAGATCGGTGGCCATTGCACTGCGCAACCGGTGGCGCCGTCAGCAGGTGGCCGAAAACCTGCGAGAAGAGATCATGCCGAACAACATCATTCTCATCGGACCCACCGGTGTGGGAAAAACCGAAATCGCCCGTCGTCTGGCCCGGCTGACCCAGGCTCCCTTTATCAAGGTGGAGGCCACCAAATTCACCGAAGTGGGTTACGTGGGAAAAGACGTGGAAAGCATGGTTCGGGATCTGGTCGAACTGGCCGTTACGCAGGTCCGTTCACGTCACATGGAAGAGGTCCGGGAAAAGGCCCGCATCATGGCGCTCGAACAGGTCCTCGATATTCTCATTCCGCCTGTTCAGCGAAACCGTCAGGAATCGTGGTTTTCTGCTGAGCAGTCCACACCTGCGGTCACAGACAGCGATGTGGAACTGAATGAAAAAACCCGCGAAAAATTCCGGGAAAAATTAAAGGCCGGCAGTCTGGCCGATCGGGAAATTGAAATCAGCGTTCAACCCGAGCAGATGCCGTTTATGCAGGTGGTCGGGGCGTCCGGATTGGATGATCTGAACAAGCAGATTCAGGATGTATTTGATTCGCTCGGACAGAAGAAACAGAAAAAACGGAAACTGAATGTAAAAGAGGCACTCGAAGTGCTCGAGGCCGAAGAAGCCGGTAAGCTGATCGACATGGATGCCATCAGGAAGGAAGCTGTTCGCCTGACCGAAAACCATGGGATCATTTTTATTGACGAGATCGATAAAATTGCCGTCACCTCGTCACAGTCGGGCGGACCCGATGTTTCCCGTTCGGGGGTTCAGCGCGATCTGCTTCCCATTGTGGAAGGCACCTCGGTATCGACCAAGTATGGGGTGGTGAAAACCGATCACATTTTGTTCATTGCTTCGGGCGCGTTTCACATGTCGAAACCCAGCGATCTCATCCCAGAATTACAGGGACGGTTTCCCATCCGGGTGGAGCTGAAATCGCTGACCGAAAAGGATTTCATTTCCATTCTGACTCAACCTGCCAATGCCCTGACCCGTCAATACCAGGCTCTGCTTCAAACCGAAGGAGTCGATCTGACGTTTACCGAAGACGGCATTGCTGAAATTGCCCGAATTGCCACCGAGGTGAATCAGGAAGTGGAAAACATCGGAGCCCGTCGGTTACACACCATTCTGAGTACCCTGTTCGAGGAAATCATGTTCATGGTCCCCGATCAGATAACCGAACCGAGCATCCGGGTAGATCGGAACCTGGTCGATCAGCGTTTGTCGGGACTGGTGAAAAACCGCGACCTGAGCCGGTATATTCTTTGACGGGAACCGAAGCCTGATTTGATTTTTACAACAATGTCTTGAAATTGCATGAGCAGTGGGAGGCAAGGATGCTGAATAAAGAAACGGTAAATAAAACGGTTGAAAGTCTACCTGAAACATTTACAATTGATGAGTTATTGGATCGATTAATTCTGATTGAAAAAATTCAGGAGGGATTGAGTCAGTCTGAGCAAAATATGACTGTATCTGATGAAGTAGCAAAGGCTATGATTTCAGAATGGTCAAAATAGTTTGGACTGAAATTGCTCTGAACGACCTGAAGGGAATTTTTGATTATATTTCAGTCAACTCCAGAAGATACGCTTCTTTGACTGCAAGTAAGATTTATAATAAGATTCAATTACTGTTAATCAATCCTCGGATGGGAAAGGTGGTGCCGTAATTAAAAAACAACCAAATCAGGGAATTGATAGAGGGAAATTATCGGATAATTTACCTGTTAAAGTCACCTGAACGTATTGATATTCTAAGGATTCACCATTCTTCAAGAAGGTTGAATAAACCTCGTTTTCATTGACCTGCCCAATTTTTACATGGGTAGGCAGTATCACATTCCTTATCATTCATACCGCAGACTCTCGATAGGATTCACGGCTGCGGCTTTACGGGCAGGGAAAAATCCGGCTGCCAGGCCGATCAGGACCAGGATGATAAAGACACCTGCCATGATGCCCACCGATAAGATGGGTCTTGCCAGCATTTCAACCGGGTCGAACAGGTTATCACCCGATGGGACCAGCCAGGCGGCCTTTACAGTCAGCCAGGTGATGAAAAGACCGATCAGACCACCGGTAAACGACAGCATCACTGCTTCGCTGAGAAACTGAAACGAAATGTGAGATTTCCGGGCTCCGATCGCCATCCTGATTCCGATTTCACGGGTCCGTTCCTTCACGGCCACATACATGATGTTGGCAATTCCCACACCGGCCACGATGAGGGTTAACAAGCCGATCATTCCCAGGAATATGGTAAATCCCTGACTGACAAGATTGGTCATTTTCAGATTTTCAACCATGTCCCAGATTCCAATGGCACGCTCATCGGCCGGATCGAATTTGTGCTTACGACCCAGAATCTGTCTGATCTGTGCTTTCACCGTTTCATTCTCGCCGGGAATGCGTAGGTGGAGAACGATGGACCGTAATGGCTGATTTCCCCAGATTTGCCGGAACGTGGTATAAGGAATAATCGCCCGTCGTGAGTCGGGGCCCATGCTCATGCTCATCTGCGGTTTGGGTTGCAGCAACCCAACAACCGTGTAGGGTTGGGAATCCAGTTTAATCACCTTTCCGATGGGATCTTCCTCGCCGAACAACTCACGGGCCACTTCGTGCCCCAGAACCACCACGCGCCGGGCCTCGGTCACATCGGGTTCATTGATGAACCGTCCACCAGCCATGGGATACATGGTGCGCATGTCTTCAAACTGCGGATTCGAGGCTTCCATGTAAGTGTTCAGCAGGTTTTTGCCGTACTGCAACTGCACAAAATCCCCGTAATTCGGACTGATCATGTCGATCAGGGGAATGGAGGATTTCAGCACCTCCACATCCTCTTCCTGCAACCGGATGGCCCGGCCTTTCACCATGCCCTGATAGTCCAGGTTGGTCTGGCCGCCATACACGTTGATGATCTGGTTTCCGGCCCCGAGGGTTCCCTTTTTAAAAGCATTTCCCAGACCCGATCCGAAGGCGAGCAGGGCGGTGATGGTAAACGTTCCCCACGCCATGGAAGACAGGGTGAGAAAAGAACGCATTTTCTGGGTGTGAAGGTCGTGCAGGAATTCTTTGATTAATTGAAGCCACATAATGGGTACCTCATGCTCTCAGACATTCAACAACATCGAGGTTGGCCGCCCGGCGCGCGGGAAGAAATCCGGCCGCCAAACCCACAGCCATCAGAATCGAAATGGCAATCATGGCTACTGACAGGGATAGCGCCGGGGTTCCTGCCACATCCTGAATGGGAAGAAGGGTCAATCCTTTCAGAATGCCCAACCCGATAATGAATCCGATCACAGCGCCGGTAGCCACAATAAAAAGTGTTTCGGCCAGGAACTGAATCATGATGGAGGTTTTGGTGGCTCCCATGGCCCGCCGGATTCCGATTTCTTTGATCCGTTCCTGAACCACAATGTACATGATATTGGCAACTCCGATTCCGCCAACGGCCAGGGTGAACGCACCAAGGACACCGAGGAAAATATTCAGACCAAGGAAAAAGTAGTAAAGAAACCGGTCTGCCTCGACCGTATCCCAGATGAAAATGGCTCCTTCATCGGCCGGATCGAAGGTGTAATGTTTTCCCAGCACATCGCGCACCATTTTTCTGACGTCTTCGGACTGAGTGGGATCCGAGGTCCGGTACAGAAGCAGGTTGACCCATTGGGAAGGAAACATGCTTTTATAGGTGGTCATGGGGATGAAAAGCCGGTCGGCATCCCAGGTCCCGTAATTGGAATTCTGAATCTTCCGCTGCATCACCCCGACAATGACAAAGGGGGTGTTTCCGACAAATACCGTTTTCCCGATGGGATCTTCATTGCCGAAAAGCGTGTTTTTTGCTTCGTTTCCGATTACAGCAACCCGACGCTGCTGATCCATATCGAGCTGATTCAGCCAGCGGCCACCAGCTTCAACATAGACATTCCGCAGATCCGAATAAATTTCCTCAACACCGGTGATGCCGGGACGCATGGCATTCGATCCGTAGCTGGTGATTACCTGATTGGTTGAGTACTCCGAGGTGGCATCGGCAATCAGGGAAATCCGGTCCTTCAGAAGACTTGCGTCTGAATCGGTCATCCTGATGGGCCGGGTCACGCCAAATCCGCCAAAAGGTTTGGTGGTAGCGCCACCAAAGACCACCGCGATCTGGCTTCCCATTCCATGCATGTTTTTCGTGGTCTGGTTTTTAAACCCCTGACCAACCGCCAGCAGGACCACGATGGCGATGGTTCCCCAGATGATTCCGAACAGGGTCAGCGTGGTGCGCAGTTTTTGCGCCCGCATATCCTGCAGAAACTCCGAGATCCACTGAAACATAATCGCTCCGGATGAATGGTTACTTAATCGACTTCAATTCTGGTTCCAGGACGGCATCTCCTTCGGCCAGTCCCGATACAATTTCAATGTTGATGGCATTGCTCATTCCGGTTACCACTTGCTTGCGTATGCGGGTCTGATTGATGGTGTCGGGCAGGTATACAAAAGCCGTGTCATTTGAAAACGTGATCACGCGTTCGGGAAGTGACAGCACTTCTTCCTTTTTATGTATGATGATGTCGGCATTGGCCGAATACCCGGCACGCAGTTGAACCGATTCCGGATTGTCGATGGTGATTTCCACGTCAAAATTGGTTGCATTGTCCTTTTTCTGAGCTTTCAGGGAAATTTTCCTCAGAGTTCCGGTAATGGTTTCCTTGGGAAGGGCGCCGATTTTCAGTTCAACTTTCTGGCCCACTTTCAGTTTTCCCACGTTGATTTCATCGACCGTTCCTTTAAAAATGAGGCTTTTCATGTCGGCTACCGTCATCAGTGCCTGTCCGGGCTGGAAGGAGGTGGATGGAACCACAGGGTCGCCGATGTTGACCATTTTTTCGAGAACGTATCCATCAATTTCCGACCGGATGACCGAGGAGATCACCGTGTTCTGGATGCTGACTTTTCCCTGTTTGAGCAGTGAAAGTTTGTCGTTGGCACTTTCAAGCCGTAACCGTGCTGTTTCATATTGCTGCACAATGTCTTCGTAATCCTTGTTCGAAATCAGTCCCTTGTCCTTCAGGGTTGCCTGCCGGTTTTTTTCTTTCTCAATGGTGGAAAAGGCTGTCTGTTCCATGGTGACCAGGCGGGTCGCTTCGGCCAGTTCGGTCGGGGTCGGATCCGGTTTGATTTCGAGGAGAGGCTCTCCTTTCCTCACGTAACTGCCGGCATCGCGGTAAATGGTACTGACCAGTCCGGATACCTTCGATTTCACCTGAATCTGCTGCTCGGGTTCGATGGTCCCCACAGCCAGAACCTTATCGACGATGGTGGTTCTTGACACCTTGACGGTGGGCGCCTGCTGATCCGGATTCGGGCCGGAGTTGGTCAGGAAGATAAAGGCGCCGCCAGCGACGATCACGACGGCAAGGCTGGTTAAAATGATTCCCTTCTTTTTCATGGGAGGTCTCCTGTTCACTGTTTGCCGGTTGTACGCCCGTAATTATTATTAAGTTTCCGTTAGATGACCATCAAACGGGTGCTTTTTTTGCTCCACAACTGAAACTTTTTTTCAATTGAGGGGGTAAATTTATCTTTATAATAAATGGTACCATTACTTAGTCAGGGATACATGATGCTCAGACCTGTTTTGTCCTCCTTAGCTGGCCTGGTCGTCCTGATTTCATGCAGTCAGCCACCAGCCGATCCGCCCTTTACCACCTATTCGGTCAGGGATTTCCTTTCCACGGTGAATTACCGGGGAGGGTCCTTTTCATCAGACAGCAAGCGGATACTTGTCAGTCATGATTCGACCGGGGTGTTCGATCTGTATGCCATCACCATCGGGTCCCGGTCGGTTACGCCATTGCTTGCCCCCGATTCCATTTCCCGGTACGGGGTCTGCTGGTTTCCGGGTGATGACCGCTTCCTGTTCACTGCCGATCACAACGGAGATGAAAATTATCAGTTGTTTGTGGCACAGTCGGGTGGCGCTGCCAGAAACCTGACTCCGGAATCGGGACAGACCGCCCGTTTTCTGTCCTGGGCCGGTGATGAGAAATCCTTTTTTCTGGTCACCAATGCGCGTGACAAGCGTTACTTCGATGTCATCGAACAGGAAATCACTCCGGACTATCCGAAAAAACCCCTGTTTATAAACACCTCCGGTGTGGAACCGGCCGTTGTGTCTCCCGATCGCCGGTTTGTGGCGGTCATGAAGGCCGATGCACGGGATGACATTAAGATGATGGTCTGGGATACCCGTGAATCGAAGATGAGACCGTTGCTCTCTGAAGGCGGCAAAAAAGTGTGCATTCCGCAGGCATTCAGTAACGATGGACGGTTTCTCTACTATCTCACCGATGAAAACCATGAATTTCTCTATCTGGCCCGGCTCGATCTGGAAACCAATGAGGTGCGGGTTCTGGTAAAAACCAACTGGGATGTGGAGTATGCATCGCTGAGTCACAGTGGCAGATACCTGGCGGTTGCCTTTAATAAAGATGCCATCAGTCAGCTGAGTGTCTTCGAGACCGACACCATGCTCGAAACCGAATTGCCAAAAATGACCAATTCGGAAATTACCAGCGTGGAATTTAACAAAACGGAAGACCGGGTGGCCTTTTATGCCTCGGGCAGCCGCACGCCAAATGACCTGTTTGTGACCGACATGAAGGGATCGGTCCCGGTTCAGCTTTCTCGATCTCTCAGCCGTTCCATTCATCCGTCTCATCTGGTCGAAAGTGAAACCGTCCGGTTTGCCTCGTATGACAGCCTGGAAATTCCCGGATTGCTGTACAAACCGGTTCTGGCGTCACCGGAATCACCCGTTCCGGCCATTGTACTCGTTCACGGCGGTCCGGGCGGGCAAAGTCGTGTGGGTTACTCCGGACTGATTCAGTTTCTGGTTAACCAGGGCTACGCAGTTTATGCCATCAATCACCGGGGAAGCGGCGGGTACGGAAAAACCTTTTATGCGCTGGATAATGGAAAACACGGAAAAGGCGATCTGGAAGATTGTGTGTACAGCAAGCATCTGCTGGCCCGGACGGGTTGGATTGATACCAGCCGGGTGGCCATCATGGGGGGCAGTTACGGAGGCTACCTGACACTGGCTGCTCTGGCCTTCAGACCTACCTCTTTCAGTGCGGGGGTTAACCTCTTCGGGGTTTCCAACTGGGTAAGAACCCTTCAGAACATTCCGCCGTATTGGGAATCATACCGCAAGGCGCTGGAATCGGAATTCGGCACCTTTTCGGATGAGGCGTACCTGCGTTCCATTTCGCCTCTGTTTCATGCGCACGCCATTGTTCGTCCGCTGATGGTGATTCAGGGAGCCAATGATCAGCGGGTGCTGCGGATTGAGTCGGATGAAATTGTGGAAGCGGTGCGGAAGCGCGATGTGCCGGTTGAATATCTCATTTTCGATGACGAAGGACATGGCATCATCCGCAAGGAAAACCGGATTGTGGCTTACGAGGGAATACTGGCCTTTCTGAACCGGCACGTCCGGGGAGACCGGCCCCGCTGAGAGTCAGAACCGGGGCTTGATGTCGATATCAACCAGTTTCTTGTTCTGATCCGAGTCATCTGCCAGTTGTCTGAACCGGTCCAGTGAATCGCGGATCGCCGAGATGGTCTGATCTGCTTTTGGCTGAATACGTTGTGAGCCGGTGGATTCCAACGCCTTCAACACGTTCCCGATGGTGATTTGCTGAATGTCATAGGTGGGAATAAAACTGCGTTCGGTTTTCTCACTGTGCTGCAATTCGTGAATCAGACCAGCCTCCATCAGATCCGACACCGATTTTCTGATGAGTCGAAGCGGCAATCCCAGATCGATCGAAAGCCGGCGGGTGGAAGGTGGATTCAGGCCGGCCTCGAACGCCTTCACAACCCGGTGCATCACCACCACGGTGATAAATTGCTGATGACGAGGACTGATTCCGGAAATATCGGTTTCACTCTCAAAATTTTCTACATTCTGATTGGCGTAAGCGATCTCGGCCCCGATCAGAACTATCAGCCAGGAAATCTGCAGCCAGATGATAAAAAGAGGCAGGGCGGCAAAGCTTCCGTAGATGGCATTATACCGCGAAACCCCAATCTGGAAGTACAGATACCCCCACTGAATGGCAGTAAAGGCCACGCCGGCAATGATGCCTGCAGTCAGGGCCGATTTAAACTGGACCTTGGTGTTTGGCATCACCACATACAACATGGTGAACAGGATTCCGATCAGCAGAAATGGCAGAATCTGAATAATCAGGGTGACCACAGGAGAAATGGCTCCCGAAAGCGGTGCTTCTTCGGCGACGGTGCTCAGGAACGCACTGACGTACACCGTC
Above is a genomic segment from Bacteroidota bacterium containing:
- a CDS encoding DUF3109 family protein — translated: MIGIHNYLISDSVLTTRFACDLGKCKGACCVEGLAGPPVTREEIDEIEALLPVLRPGLRPEGLEVIDRKGIWEEWEGTPVLTCVNEKECVFVVFRDGVAKCAIEEHWQSNPSAFRKPVSCHLFPIRVRDFFGQKALNVVDNEDCKPAIVRGRRESVPVHRFLKEAIIRRFGSEFYQILDQEYSRMTEAVVRRHTRKRKTR
- the rpoN gene encoding RNA polymerase factor sigma-54; this encodes MLQLSQQQKLQQKLSPQQIQYIRLLQLPQIALEQAIKAEIEINPALEEGPENEAESADEPMDAADSVLESMKEETPADDPLNDILPQSDTPSSSGDDEFSWEDYIQTDDLYGFKTDESMGRGGEDEDRPDYTPVQTVTFHDRLWDQVRLLSFSEKEMKIAEHLLGSADPDGYLRIEPDKLADDFVFNYGVLVTPGELEKVRKQILNLDPPGFLSRDLQECLLVQLENMEVTETSENATDILRHCYDEFTRKHFDAIMRMLQLEPDELKLAFELIQRLNPKPGEDEMSPGSNYITPDFFVEIEDGEARISLNDRGIPSLRINKKYAIMARFGQVDEQARSFIRKKVEDAKFFRQSIIQRRETMLKVMSTIVEQQMVFFETGSGLRPMILKDIADRIRMDISTVSRVVNSKYVQTEFGVYSLKHFFSEGIETESGEEASNREVKERIREIIQAEDGKRPLSDDKIADMLNEKGYNIARRTVTKYRESMNIPVARLRKTI
- the hslV gene encoding ATP-dependent protease subunit HslV, producing MSVPAIHSTTVVGIIRNGQAAIASDGQVTMGTTVAKSNARKVRTMMNGSILAGFAGSAGDAFTLFERFEAKLEQYNGQLGRAAVELAKDWRTDRYLRRLEALLLVMNREQMFIISGTGDVIEPETSLAAIGSGGPYAQAAAIALSKHTSLTARQIAEESLKIAGDICIYTNTTITLLELT
- the hslU gene encoding ATP-dependent protease ATPase subunit HslU, coding for MSEPFLTPRQIVAELDQYIIGQDQAKRSVAIALRNRWRRQQVAENLREEIMPNNIILIGPTGVGKTEIARRLARLTQAPFIKVEATKFTEVGYVGKDVESMVRDLVELAVTQVRSRHMEEVREKARIMALEQVLDILIPPVQRNRQESWFSAEQSTPAVTDSDVELNEKTREKFREKLKAGSLADREIEISVQPEQMPFMQVVGASGLDDLNKQIQDVFDSLGQKKQKKRKLNVKEALEVLEAEEAGKLIDMDAIRKEAVRLTENHGIIFIDEIDKIAVTSSQSGGPDVSRSGVQRDLLPIVEGTSVSTKYGVVKTDHILFIASGAFHMSKPSDLIPELQGRFPIRVELKSLTEKDFISILTQPANALTRQYQALLQTEGVDLTFTEDGIAEIARIATEVNQEVENIGARRLHTILSTLFEEIMFMVPDQITEPSIRVDRNLVDQRLSGLVKNRDLSRYIL
- a CDS encoding ABC transporter permease; this translates as MWLQLIKEFLHDLHTQKMRSFLTLSSMAWGTFTITALLAFGSGLGNAFKKGTLGAGNQIINVYGGQTNLDYQGMVKGRAIRLQEEDVEVLKSSIPLIDMISPNYGDFVQLQYGKNLLNTYMEASNPQFEDMRTMYPMAGGRFINEPDVTEARRVVVLGHEVARELFGEEDPIGKVIKLDSQPYTVVGLLQPKPQMSMSMGPDSRRAIIPYTTFRQIWGNQPLRSIVLHLRIPGENETVKAQIRQILGRKHKFDPADERAIGIWDMVENLKMTNLVSQGFTIFLGMIGLLTLIVAGVGIANIMYVAVKERTREIGIRMAIGARKSHISFQFLSEAVMLSFTGGLIGLFITWLTVKAAWLVPSGDNLFDPVEMLARPILSVGIMAGVFIILVLIGLAAGFFPARKAAAVNPIESLRYE
- a CDS encoding ABC transporter permease, whose protein sequence is MFQWISEFLQDMRAQKLRTTLTLFGIIWGTIAIVVLLAVGQGFKNQTTKNMHGMGSQIAVVFGGATTKPFGGFGVTRPIRMTDSDASLLKDRISLIADATSEYSTNQVITSYGSNAMRPGITGVEEIYSDLRNVYVEAGGRWLNQLDMDQQRRVAVIGNEAKNTLFGNEDPIGKTVFVGNTPFVIVGVMQRKIQNSNYGTWDADRLFIPMTTYKSMFPSQWVNLLLYRTSDPTQSEDVRKMVRDVLGKHYTFDPADEGAIFIWDTVEADRFLYYFFLGLNIFLGVLGAFTLAVGGIGVANIMYIVVQERIKEIGIRRAMGATKTSIMIQFLAETLFIVATGAVIGFIIGLGILKGLTLLPIQDVAGTPALSLSVAMIAISILMAVGLAAGFLPARRAANLDVVECLRA
- a CDS encoding efflux RND transporter periplasmic adaptor subunit — encoded protein: MKKKGIILTSLAVVIVAGGAFIFLTNSGPNPDQQAPTVKVSRTTIVDKVLAVGTIEPEQQIQVKSKVSGLVSTIYRDAGSYVRKGEPLLEIKPDPTPTELAEATRLVTMEQTAFSTIEKEKNRQATLKDKGLISNKDYEDIVQQYETARLRLESANDKLSLLKQGKVSIQNTVISSVIRSEIDGYVLEKMVNIGDPVVPSTSFQPGQALMTVADMKSLIFKGTVDEINVGKLKVGQKVELKIGALPKETITGTLRKISLKAQKKDNATNFDVEITIDNPESVQLRAGYSANADIIIHKKEEVLSLPERVITFSNDTAFVYLPDTINQTRIRKQVVTGMSNAINIEIVSGLAEGDAVLEPELKSIK
- a CDS encoding S9 family peptidase, coding for MVPLLSQGYMMLRPVLSSLAGLVVLISCSQPPADPPFTTYSVRDFLSTVNYRGGSFSSDSKRILVSHDSTGVFDLYAITIGSRSVTPLLAPDSISRYGVCWFPGDDRFLFTADHNGDENYQLFVAQSGGAARNLTPESGQTARFLSWAGDEKSFFLVTNARDKRYFDVIEQEITPDYPKKPLFINTSGVEPAVVSPDRRFVAVMKADARDDIKMMVWDTRESKMRPLLSEGGKKVCIPQAFSNDGRFLYYLTDENHEFLYLARLDLETNEVRVLVKTNWDVEYASLSHSGRYLAVAFNKDAISQLSVFETDTMLETELPKMTNSEITSVEFNKTEDRVAFYASGSRTPNDLFVTDMKGSVPVQLSRSLSRSIHPSHLVESETVRFASYDSLEIPGLLYKPVLASPESPVPAIVLVHGGPGGQSRVGYSGLIQFLVNQGYAVYAINHRGSGGYGKTFYALDNGKHGKGDLEDCVYSKHLLARTGWIDTSRVAIMGGSYGGYLTLAALAFRPTSFSAGVNLFGVSNWVRTLQNIPPYWESYRKALESEFGTFSDEAYLRSISPLFHAHAIVRPLMVIQGANDQRVLRIESDEIVEAVRKRDVPVEYLIFDDEGHGIIRKENRIVAYEGILAFLNRHVRGDRPR